In one window of Corynebacterium mycetoides DNA:
- a CDS encoding DUF3073 domain-containing protein — translation MGRGRAKAKQTKVARQLKYHTPDMDLDSLQRELSGQAPTRGFSDADDDMDDLYKEYSDWDAERKR, via the coding sequence ATGGGTCGCGGACGCGCCAAAGCAAAGCAGACCAAGGTTGCTCGCCAGCTTAAGTACCACACTCCTGACATGGATCTGGATTCGCTCCAGCGCGAACTCTCGGGCCAGGCCCCGACGCGCGGCTTCAGCGATGCAGACGATGACATGGATGACCTGTACAAGGAGTACTCCGACTGGGACGCGGAGCGTAAACGCTAA
- the purF gene encoding amidophosphoribosyltransferase has product MQTLSTQDTGGTGDTSEDIPNDECGVFGVWAPGEDVSKLTYFGLFALQHRGQEGAGIAVGDHENIVVFKDTGLVSQVFDQSILDALQGDVAIGHTRYSTAGGNSWENVQPMFRTSPNGTDLALAHNGNLTNYMELQAKAIERNLIPQEGVKGQGSSSDTAVVSALLADAIQGDTTVLEAARQLLPTIKGAFCFMFTDGHTLYAARDPHGVRPLSLGRLERGWVVASETCALDIVGATHVRAIEPGELITIDETGVHSERFAEAPRAHCVFEYVYLARPDSVIEGRSVHASRIEIGKRLSRVEPVEADLVMPVPESGTPAAIGYAEESGIPFKQGLMKNAYVGRTFIQPSDTLRQLGLRLKLNPVREIIEGKRLIVVDDSIVRGNTQNKLIKMLREAGAAEVHVRIASPPVKWPCFYGIDFASPGELIANNGGGHDEAAVRESIRTMIGADSLAFVSTEDMIAATKQPAQNLCTACFTGSYPLGLPDGNPNAELVRRMQRGDN; this is encoded by the coding sequence GTGCAAACCTTGAGTACACAGGATACTGGCGGTACTGGCGACACTAGCGAAGACATCCCCAACGACGAGTGCGGCGTATTCGGGGTGTGGGCCCCGGGGGAGGATGTATCCAAGCTCACGTACTTCGGCCTGTTCGCCTTGCAGCACCGCGGCCAGGAGGGCGCGGGGATCGCGGTGGGCGATCACGAGAACATCGTGGTGTTCAAAGATACGGGCCTGGTGTCGCAGGTGTTCGACCAGTCGATTCTCGACGCCCTGCAGGGCGATGTCGCGATTGGCCACACCCGCTACTCCACGGCCGGCGGCAACAGCTGGGAGAACGTCCAGCCGATGTTCCGCACCTCTCCGAACGGCACGGACTTGGCGCTGGCCCACAACGGCAACCTGACCAACTACATGGAACTCCAGGCCAAGGCGATCGAGCGGAACCTGATTCCCCAGGAAGGCGTCAAGGGGCAGGGGTCCTCCTCGGACACCGCGGTTGTTTCGGCGCTGTTGGCGGATGCGATCCAGGGCGATACGACGGTCCTCGAGGCGGCCCGGCAGCTCCTGCCCACGATCAAGGGCGCGTTCTGCTTCATGTTCACCGACGGCCACACGCTCTACGCCGCGCGTGACCCGCACGGGGTGCGCCCGCTGTCGCTGGGCCGCCTCGAGCGCGGCTGGGTCGTCGCCTCGGAGACGTGCGCGCTGGACATCGTGGGTGCGACGCATGTGCGCGCCATCGAGCCGGGCGAGCTGATCACGATTGATGAGACCGGCGTTCACTCCGAGCGTTTCGCCGAGGCCCCGCGAGCGCACTGCGTGTTCGAGTACGTCTATCTCGCCCGCCCCGATTCGGTCATCGAGGGCCGCTCGGTGCACGCGTCGCGCATCGAGATCGGCAAGCGCCTCTCCCGGGTGGAGCCGGTGGAGGCAGACTTGGTTATGCCGGTGCCGGAGTCGGGTACGCCCGCGGCGATCGGGTACGCGGAGGAATCCGGCATCCCGTTCAAGCAGGGCCTGATGAAGAACGCCTATGTGGGCAGGACGTTCATTCAGCCCTCGGACACGCTGCGCCAGCTCGGCCTGCGGCTGAAGCTCAACCCGGTGCGCGAGATCATCGAGGGCAAGAGGCTCATCGTCGTCGACGACTCCATCGTCCGCGGCAACACGCAGAACAAGCTGATCAAGATGCTGCGCGAGGCGGGCGCGGCCGAGGTGCATGTGCGCATCGCGTCCCCGCCGGTGAAGTGGCCGTGCTTCTACGGCATTGACTTCGCCAGCCCGGGCGAGCTCATTGCGAACAACGGCGGCGGCCACGACGAAGCCGCCGTGCGCGAATCCATCCGCACTATGATCGGTGCGGATTCCCTGGCGTTCGTGTCCACCGAGGACATGATCGCCGCTACGAAACAGCCGGCGCAGAATCTGTGCACAGCCTGCTTCACCGGCTCTTACCCGCTCGGTCTGCCGGATGGCAACCCCAATGCCGAGCTCGTTCGACGGATGCAGAGAGGCGACAACTAG
- a CDS encoding sterol carrier family protein: MTVRKSDPAATRQAVEAVAGWLRGGSATPPSRKQLADACRTTARTLADELPGHAVELRIPPFVAVQCVDGPRHTRGTPPNVVEMDPQTWLKVATGLVSFDDALEQGLIDASGARAAEVARGLPVIAIAAG; encoded by the coding sequence ATGACGGTGCGTAAGAGTGATCCCGCTGCGACGCGGCAGGCGGTGGAGGCGGTTGCGGGGTGGCTTCGCGGTGGCAGCGCCACCCCGCCGTCGCGCAAGCAGCTTGCCGACGCCTGCCGCACAACAGCCCGTACCCTGGCCGACGAACTGCCGGGCCACGCCGTGGAGCTGCGGATCCCCCCGTTTGTCGCCGTGCAGTGCGTCGACGGCCCCCGGCACACCCGCGGCACGCCCCCCAATGTGGTGGAGATGGATCCGCAGACCTGGCTCAAAGTCGCCACGGGGCTCGTCTCTTTCGATGACGCGCTCGAGCAGGGGCTTATCGACGCCTCCGGCGCCCGGGCCGCGGAGGTGGCCCGAGGCCTTCCCGTGATTGCTATTGCGGCGGGGTAA
- the purL gene encoding phosphoribosylformylglycinamidine synthase subunit PurL — translation MTVHNDTVDNAKATPEQAQPYRELGLKDDEYQRIVDILGRRPTDAELTVYSVMWSEHCSYKSSKVHLRYFGETMTEEMGSKLLAGIGENAGVVDIGGGDAVTFRVESHNHPSYVEPYQGAATGVGGIVRDIMAMGARPIAVMDQLRFGAADAEDTKRVLPGVVAGIGGYGNCLGLPNIGGETVFDETYSGNPLVNALCVGTLKVEDLKLAFASGTGNKVILFGSRTGLDGIGGVSVLASESFDEGAGRKLPAVQVGDPFAEKVLIECCLELYHSDVVVGIQDLGGAGLACATSELAAAGDGGMRVNLDAVPLRAENMSAAEILASESQERMCAVVEPGNVDRFMEICAKWDVNAAVIGEVTGEGDRLVVTHNGEVVVDAPPSTIADEAPVYERPWARPAWQDDVQREVGVDKPGELREAWLRMVASPALCSRDFITQQYDRYVRGNTVQAQHADSGVLRINEENNRGVAVSADASGRYTYLDPNMGARLALAEAYRNVAVTGARPVAVTNCLNFGSPENPDVMWQFREAVHGLADGAVELGIPVSGGNVSFYNQTGDTPILPTPVVGVLGVIENVEQTIGHALPVIDADNDEGEFKLILLGETFDEFGGSVWQEVSGQGLSGLPPRVDLANEERLAQFFADNTAVSAAHDLSEGGLAQAVFEMLLGSGKGADLDLTGVHEDAFTAMFSESASRVLIAVTADRADTAVQRATEAGVPVAVVGTTTSTGEYTVAGETVAVSELAQAWRETLPALFDHAMAPNSPA, via the coding sequence ATGACTGTGCACAACGACACCGTCGACAATGCCAAGGCGACCCCCGAGCAGGCGCAGCCCTACCGTGAGCTGGGGCTCAAGGACGACGAATACCAGCGCATCGTGGACATCCTCGGCCGCCGTCCGACGGACGCGGAGCTCACCGTGTACTCCGTCATGTGGTCCGAGCACTGCTCGTACAAGTCCTCGAAGGTGCACCTGCGCTACTTCGGCGAGACGATGACCGAGGAGATGGGCTCCAAGCTTTTGGCCGGCATTGGAGAGAACGCCGGCGTGGTCGACATCGGGGGCGGCGACGCGGTGACCTTCCGCGTGGAGTCCCACAATCACCCCTCCTACGTCGAGCCTTACCAGGGCGCGGCGACGGGTGTCGGCGGCATCGTCCGCGACATCATGGCGATGGGCGCGCGCCCGATCGCGGTGATGGACCAGCTGCGCTTCGGCGCGGCGGACGCCGAGGACACTAAGCGTGTTCTGCCCGGCGTCGTCGCCGGCATCGGTGGCTACGGCAACTGCCTCGGCCTGCCCAACATCGGCGGCGAAACCGTCTTTGACGAGACATACTCGGGAAACCCGCTGGTCAACGCCCTGTGCGTGGGCACGCTCAAGGTGGAGGACCTCAAGCTGGCGTTCGCATCCGGCACCGGCAACAAGGTCATTTTGTTCGGTTCCCGGACCGGCCTAGACGGCATCGGCGGCGTCTCGGTGCTCGCGTCCGAGTCCTTCGACGAGGGCGCGGGTCGCAAGCTCCCCGCCGTGCAGGTGGGAGACCCCTTCGCCGAGAAGGTGCTCATTGAGTGCTGCCTCGAGCTCTACCACTCCGACGTTGTGGTGGGCATCCAGGATTTGGGAGGTGCCGGCCTGGCCTGCGCGACCTCCGAGCTCGCCGCCGCCGGTGACGGCGGGATGCGCGTCAACCTGGATGCTGTGCCGCTGCGCGCCGAGAACATGTCCGCGGCAGAGATCCTCGCCTCCGAGTCCCAGGAGCGCATGTGCGCCGTCGTGGAGCCGGGCAACGTGGACCGCTTCATGGAGATCTGCGCGAAGTGGGACGTCAATGCCGCCGTCATCGGCGAGGTCACCGGGGAGGGGGACCGCCTGGTGGTCACCCACAATGGCGAGGTCGTGGTGGACGCCCCGCCGTCGACGATCGCGGACGAGGCGCCGGTGTACGAGCGGCCGTGGGCCCGGCCCGCGTGGCAGGATGACGTGCAGCGTGAGGTGGGCGTCGACAAGCCCGGCGAGCTGCGTGAAGCGTGGCTGCGCATGGTCGCCTCGCCGGCCCTGTGCTCGCGCGACTTCATCACCCAGCAGTACGACCGCTACGTGCGCGGAAACACCGTGCAGGCCCAGCACGCCGATTCCGGCGTCCTGCGCATCAACGAGGAGAACAACCGCGGCGTCGCCGTGTCGGCGGACGCGTCCGGGCGCTACACCTACCTCGACCCGAACATGGGCGCGCGCCTGGCGCTGGCGGAGGCCTACCGCAACGTTGCTGTCACCGGCGCGCGGCCGGTGGCCGTCACCAACTGCCTCAACTTCGGATCGCCCGAGAACCCGGACGTGATGTGGCAGTTCCGCGAGGCCGTGCACGGGCTTGCCGACGGCGCCGTTGAGCTCGGCATCCCCGTCTCCGGCGGAAACGTGTCCTTCTACAACCAGACGGGCGACACCCCCATCCTGCCGACCCCGGTCGTGGGCGTGCTCGGCGTGATCGAAAACGTGGAGCAGACCATCGGCCACGCCCTGCCGGTGATCGACGCGGACAACGACGAGGGAGAATTCAAGCTCATCCTCCTCGGCGAAACCTTCGACGAGTTCGGCGGATCCGTGTGGCAGGAGGTCTCCGGGCAGGGCCTGAGCGGGCTGCCGCCGCGCGTCGACCTCGCCAATGAGGAGCGCCTCGCGCAGTTCTTCGCGGACAACACGGCGGTCTCCGCGGCGCACGACCTTTCCGAGGGCGGCCTCGCCCAGGCGGTGTTCGAGATGCTCCTCGGCTCCGGCAAGGGCGCTGACCTGGACCTCACCGGCGTGCATGAGGACGCGTTCACCGCGATGTTCTCCGAGTCGGCCTCCCGCGTCCTCATCGCGGTGACCGCGGACCGCGCCGACACCGCGGTGCAGCGCGCTACCGAGGCCGGCGTCCCCGTGGCCGTGGTCGGCACGACGACGTCGACGGGCGAGTACACCGTCGCCGGCGAGACCGTCGCCGTCTCGGAGCTCGCCCAGGCGTGGCGGGAAACCCTCCCGGCGCTGTTCGACCACGCCATGGCGCCGAACTCGCCGGCGTAG
- the ygfZ gene encoding CAF17-like 4Fe-4S cluster assembly/insertion protein YgfZ, translated as METASHYQSPLLTTAGAAELPDAATSLVDAAGVAWHYGDPLGEQRALASGAVVVDRTHRVVISVAGPDAPTFLNNLLSQKLVDAADGFSGAALDLDVQGHILHHMDVASSDGTFYLDVPAYQAGTLEDFLSKMVFWSDVTIETPDLGVLTILGPAPALEGIRAVTARSVAWGPGGATPRTDLLVEKGRVREVVDTLRERGVRLAGLMTFTAKRVKAGEPELRADLDGKSIPHEAPALINRGGRVAAVHLDKGCYRGQETVARVENLGRSPRLLVMLQLDGSAPVDPVPGADVTLAGRRAGRLGTVVHDADYGPIALALIKRSALDGGDLTIEGPAPVAATVDPDSLPLDEGEKAGRRAVERLRGGE; from the coding sequence ATGGAAACCGCTAGCCACTACCAATCTCCCCTGCTCACCACCGCCGGCGCGGCGGAGTTGCCGGACGCGGCCACCTCGCTTGTCGACGCCGCCGGCGTCGCCTGGCACTACGGCGACCCCCTCGGGGAGCAGCGCGCGCTGGCAAGCGGGGCAGTCGTGGTCGACCGCACGCACCGCGTGGTGATCTCCGTGGCCGGACCGGACGCCCCCACCTTCCTGAACAACCTGCTCTCCCAGAAACTGGTGGACGCGGCGGATGGATTCTCCGGCGCCGCCCTCGACCTGGACGTCCAGGGGCACATCCTCCACCACATGGACGTCGCCTCCTCCGACGGCACCTTTTACCTGGATGTCCCGGCGTACCAGGCGGGGACGCTTGAGGATTTCTTGTCCAAGATGGTCTTCTGGTCCGACGTGACCATCGAGACACCCGACCTCGGGGTGCTGACAATCCTGGGCCCGGCCCCGGCGCTGGAGGGCATTCGCGCGGTTACCGCCCGCAGCGTCGCATGGGGGCCGGGAGGAGCCACCCCGCGCACCGATCTGCTGGTGGAGAAGGGGCGCGTGCGCGAAGTCGTCGACACGCTGCGCGAGCGTGGGGTCCGGCTCGCGGGGCTGATGACGTTTACCGCCAAACGGGTCAAGGCTGGAGAGCCGGAGTTGCGTGCGGATTTGGACGGCAAGTCGATCCCCCATGAGGCCCCGGCCCTAATCAACCGTGGTGGGCGGGTCGCCGCGGTGCACCTGGACAAGGGCTGCTACCGCGGCCAGGAAACCGTGGCGCGCGTGGAAAACCTCGGGCGCTCCCCCCGGCTGCTCGTCATGCTGCAACTCGACGGCTCCGCCCCGGTGGACCCGGTTCCCGGGGCCGACGTCACCCTTGCGGGGCGTCGGGCGGGGAGGCTCGGCACTGTCGTGCACGACGCCGATTACGGCCCGATCGCGCTCGCGCTCATCAAGCGCTCCGCCCTCGACGGCGGCGACCTCACGATCGAGGGGCCCGCGCCCGTCGCGGCAACCGTCGACCCCGATTCTCTCCCCCTGGACGAAGGGGAGAAGGCCGGACGGAGGGCAGTCGAAAGGTTGAGAGGCGGCGAATAG
- the purQ gene encoding phosphoribosylformylglycinamidine synthase subunit PurQ yields MTATIGVITFPGTLDDVDALRAVRLAGAEPKELWHADNDVSGVDAVIVPGGFSYGDYLRSGAIAAQAPMMGAVVEAAKKGMPVLGICNGFQILTEAGLLPGALTRNQGLLFHCVDTHLVVENTSTAWTSSLEPGQKILVPAKHGEGRFQASPETIEALEKEGRVVFRYTDNFNGSINSIAGVTNETGRVVGLMPHPEHAIEALTGPSADGLGLFLSAISSIGA; encoded by the coding sequence ATGACCGCAACCATCGGAGTGATCACCTTCCCCGGAACGCTCGATGACGTGGACGCGCTGCGCGCCGTCCGCCTGGCGGGCGCGGAGCCGAAGGAGCTCTGGCACGCTGACAATGACGTAAGCGGGGTGGATGCGGTCATCGTCCCAGGGGGGTTCTCCTACGGTGACTACCTGCGCTCCGGCGCCATCGCCGCCCAGGCGCCCATGATGGGCGCGGTGGTAGAGGCGGCGAAGAAGGGCATGCCCGTGCTGGGCATCTGCAACGGGTTCCAGATTCTCACCGAGGCGGGCCTGCTGCCGGGGGCGCTGACCCGCAACCAGGGGCTGTTGTTCCACTGCGTGGACACCCACCTCGTGGTGGAGAACACCTCCACGGCGTGGACGTCGTCGCTCGAGCCGGGGCAGAAGATCCTGGTTCCCGCCAAGCACGGCGAGGGCCGCTTCCAGGCGTCCCCGGAGACGATTGAGGCGCTGGAAAAGGAGGGCCGCGTGGTGTTCCGTTACACGGATAACTTCAACGGCTCGATCAACTCCATCGCCGGGGTGACCAACGAAACGGGGCGCGTCGTCGGTCTCATGCCCCACCCGGAGCACGCCATTGAGGCGCTCACCGGCCCGTCGGCAGACGGCCTGGGCCTGTTCCTGTCCGCGATTTCTTCGATCGGAGCGTAA
- a CDS encoding acyl-CoA thioesterase, translated as MASPVETTKSPLVTLRFMAAPNDVLLAGAQGVSGGRVLEWIDKAAYACAVQWSGTYCVTAYVGHIHFTRPIPSGHLVEVRSRIAMTGNTSMHIVNEVLSADPRDGVFTRACDCLVIFVAKDPETGGTKPVPTFTPSTEEEERVLDAALSRISLRNAIEQEMSKQTYTDDSTAPRVIHRFLAKPTDMNWGGKVHGGSAMEWIDEAGVACTMEWSGERTVAVYAGGIRFRKPISIGDLVEVDARLTRTDARSMHLVIQVRSGNPRGGRDSLSPAIHATFTYVGVDLDGQPLPARQFTPVTEEDKRLWEHTQTLKNLRQEYAPMPLVRPNDAQQRIS; from the coding sequence ATGGCATCCCCCGTTGAAACTACTAAATCCCCGCTGGTGACCCTGCGCTTCATGGCCGCGCCTAACGACGTCCTGCTGGCCGGCGCGCAGGGAGTGTCCGGCGGACGCGTACTCGAATGGATTGACAAGGCCGCCTACGCCTGCGCGGTGCAGTGGTCCGGCACGTACTGCGTCACGGCCTATGTGGGCCACATCCACTTCACCCGCCCGATCCCCTCGGGACACCTGGTCGAGGTACGCTCGCGCATCGCCATGACGGGGAACACCTCCATGCACATCGTCAACGAGGTCTTATCCGCCGACCCGCGCGACGGAGTATTCACCCGCGCCTGCGACTGCCTGGTCATTTTCGTGGCCAAAGACCCGGAAACCGGCGGAACCAAGCCCGTTCCCACCTTCACGCCCTCCACCGAGGAGGAGGAGCGCGTGCTCGACGCCGCGCTCTCCCGAATCAGCCTGCGCAATGCCATCGAGCAGGAGATGAGCAAGCAGACGTACACGGACGACTCGACCGCGCCGCGAGTGATCCACCGGTTCTTGGCCAAACCCACCGACATGAACTGGGGCGGCAAGGTCCACGGCGGCAGCGCGATGGAATGGATCGACGAGGCGGGTGTGGCGTGCACGATGGAGTGGTCCGGCGAACGCACCGTGGCCGTCTACGCCGGCGGCATCCGCTTCCGGAAGCCGATCTCTATCGGTGACCTCGTGGAGGTGGACGCGCGGCTCACCCGCACGGACGCCCGCTCGATGCACCTCGTCATTCAGGTGCGCTCCGGAAACCCGCGCGGCGGGCGCGACTCCCTCTCCCCCGCCATCCACGCGACGTTCACCTACGTCGGCGTGGATCTCGACGGCCAGCCCCTCCCCGCGCGCCAGTTCACCCCGGTGACGGAGGAGGATAAGCGCCTCTGGGAGCACACCCAGACGCTGAAGAACTTGCGCCAGGAGTACGCCCCCATGCCGCTGGTGCGCCCGAACGACGCCCAGCAGCGCATCTCCTAG
- the purM gene encoding phosphoribosylformylglycinamidine cyclo-ligase has protein sequence MAQEHNPNSSTQPVSYEAAGVSIEAGDKAVELFAPLAKRASRPEVRGGLGGFAGLFALGKYREPLLAAGSDGVGTKLAVAQAMDKHDTIGIDLVAMCVDDLVVCGAEPLFLQDYIAIGKVVPEKVAEIVSGIAEGCVQAGCALLGGETAEHPGVMDPEDYDVSATAVGVVEADELLGPDRVRDGDVIIGMASSGLHSNGYSLARHVLLERAGLPLDGHVDELGRTLGEELLEPTRIYALDCLALASECSVRTFCHVTGGGLAGNMERIIPAGKVAEMNRSTWTPGPIFRYIQAVGDVPRDEMEKTFNMGVGMVAVVAPEDRDRALAILAARHIDSWVLGEVRPAAEGESRRAELSGAHPQF, from the coding sequence ATGGCACAGGAGCACAACCCCAATTCCAGCACGCAGCCGGTTTCCTACGAGGCGGCTGGTGTGTCCATCGAGGCCGGCGACAAGGCCGTGGAGCTGTTCGCCCCGCTGGCCAAGCGCGCCTCGAGGCCCGAGGTCCGGGGCGGCCTGGGTGGCTTCGCGGGGCTGTTCGCGCTGGGCAAGTACCGTGAGCCGCTGCTCGCCGCGGGCTCCGACGGAGTGGGCACCAAGCTGGCCGTCGCCCAGGCCATGGACAAGCACGACACCATCGGCATCGACTTGGTGGCGATGTGCGTGGACGACCTCGTGGTGTGCGGCGCCGAGCCGTTGTTCTTGCAGGACTACATCGCCATTGGCAAGGTCGTCCCGGAAAAGGTCGCCGAGATCGTCTCCGGCATCGCGGAGGGTTGCGTGCAGGCGGGCTGCGCGCTGCTGGGCGGGGAGACCGCAGAGCACCCGGGCGTGATGGACCCGGAGGACTACGACGTCTCCGCCACCGCGGTGGGCGTCGTCGAGGCCGACGAGCTGCTGGGCCCGGACCGGGTCCGCGACGGCGACGTGATCATCGGCATGGCCTCGTCCGGCCTGCACTCCAACGGCTACTCCCTGGCCCGGCACGTCCTGCTGGAGCGCGCCGGGCTGCCGCTTGACGGCCACGTCGACGAGCTGGGACGCACCCTCGGGGAAGAGCTGCTGGAGCCGACGCGCATCTACGCCCTCGACTGCCTAGCGCTGGCGTCCGAATGCTCCGTGCGCACCTTCTGCCACGTCACCGGCGGTGGCCTAGCCGGCAACATGGAGCGCATCATTCCCGCGGGCAAGGTCGCCGAGATGAACCGCTCCACGTGGACGCCGGGCCCGATCTTCCGCTACATCCAGGCGGTGGGCGACGTTCCGCGAGACGAGATGGAAAAGACGTTCAACATGGGCGTCGGAATGGTCGCCGTCGTCGCTCCGGAGGACCGCGACCGTGCGCTGGCGATCCTGGCGGCGCGCCACATTGACAGTTGGGTTCTGGGCGAGGTCCGGCCCGCGGCCGAAGGCGAATCGCGCCGGGCGGAACTTAGCGGAGCCCACCCGCAGTTCTAG
- the purS gene encoding phosphoribosylformylglycinamidine synthase subunit PurS: MARVVVNVMPKAEILDPQGQAVARALGRIGVSGVADVRQGKRFEIEVDDSVTDAELERLAETLLANTVIEDFEVVR, from the coding sequence ATGGCACGTGTCGTCGTTAATGTCATGCCGAAGGCAGAAATTCTTGATCCGCAGGGCCAGGCCGTTGCGCGCGCGCTCGGTCGAATCGGGGTGAGCGGCGTGGCGGATGTGCGCCAGGGAAAGCGCTTCGAAATCGAGGTCGATGACTCGGTCACTGACGCGGAGCTCGAGCGGCTCGCCGAAACTCTCCTGGCGAACACCGTGATCGAGGACTTCGAGGTCGTTCGATGA